The Gopherus evgoodei ecotype Sinaloan lineage chromosome 8, rGopEvg1_v1.p, whole genome shotgun sequence genome includes a region encoding these proteins:
- the LOC115656579 gene encoding secretoglobin family 3A member 2-like: MKLTVVFTVVTLALCCYSASALLVDTVGSNVLPTLLSVPVEVLKGLIEGVQGCVNGLSPEVVSALTSAQALLGSANILG, encoded by the exons ATGAAGCTGACAGTCGTCTTCACGGTTGTCACCCTGGCTCTTTGCTGCTACTCAG CTTCTGCTCTCCTGGTTGACACTGTTGGTTCAAATGTGTTGCCAACCCTGCTTTCCGTTCCTGTCGAAGTCCTCAAGGGCCTGATTGAAGGGGTACAGGGCTGTGTGAATGGGCTGAGCCCCGAAGTGGTATCTGCCCTTACTAGCGCGCAG GCTCTTCTGGGTTCAGCAAACATCCTGGGGTAA